In Nocardia asteroides, a single genomic region encodes these proteins:
- a CDS encoding HU family DNA-binding protein, whose amino-acid sequence MNKAELIDVLTEKLGTDRRTATAAVEHVVDTIVRAVHKGQSVTITGFGVFEQRKRAARVARNPRTGETVKVKPTSVPAFRPGAQFKAVIAGKQKLAASGPAVKRGVNAPVAAKKTAAKKTAAAKKATAAKKTTTAAATKAPAKTTARKAATKAPATKAAAKKTTATKAPATKATATKTAAKKAPAKKTTAAATKTAATKAPAKKTTATKAAATKTAAAKKAPAKKTATAAKTTAAKTTAAKKTTAAKKAPARRSS is encoded by the coding sequence ATGAACAAGGCGGAACTGATCGACGTTCTGACCGAAAAGTTGGGTACGGACAGGCGCACGGCCACCGCGGCAGTCGAGCACGTGGTCGACACCATCGTCCGCGCCGTCCACAAGGGTCAGAGCGTCACCATCACCGGATTCGGCGTCTTCGAACAGCGCAAGCGCGCGGCGCGCGTCGCCAGGAACCCGCGCACCGGCGAAACCGTCAAGGTGAAGCCGACTTCGGTGCCCGCATTCCGGCCGGGTGCGCAGTTCAAGGCCGTCATCGCGGGTAAGCAGAAACTCGCGGCGAGCGGCCCGGCGGTGAAGCGCGGCGTGAATGCGCCGGTGGCCGCGAAGAAGACGGCCGCCAAGAAGACCGCGGCGGCCAAGAAGGCGACGGCGGCCAAGAAGACCACCACCGCCGCCGCCACCAAGGCACCGGCCAAGACCACCGCCCGGAAGGCGGCGACCAAGGCCCCCGCCACCAAGGCCGCGGCCAAGAAGACCACCGCGACCAAGGCACCGGCCACCAAGGCCACCGCCACCAAGACCGCGGCGAAGAAGGCTCCGGCCAAGAAGACCACCGCCGCGGCCACGAAGACGGCCGCCACCAAGGCTCCGGCCAAGAAGACCACCGCCACCAAGGCGGCGGCCACCAAGACGGCGGCGGCGAAGAAGGCCCCCGCCAAGAAGACCGCCACCGCGGCCAAGACCACCGCGGCGAAGACCACGGCGGCCAAGAAGACCACCGCGGCCAAGAAGGCACCGGCCCGCCGCAGTAGCTGA
- a CDS encoding NUDIX hydrolase, producing MTADIHAAGAVLWRPARASGAGEIEIALVHRPKYRDWSLPKGKLEPGESPVLAAVREVTEETGVRCVLGRYLGHVTYPVPGHRRLKRVDYWAAEARDGEFGPNDEVDDLVWHSPDKVMRELSYPMDRQVLRTFGMLPPRTSTLLLVRHAKAGQRGKYAGPDRERPLEPAGAEQALTLVPNLLAFGARQVFSADPVRCVQTVAPLADSLGVDVGLEPALSEDAYAVDPAAALTRIRELVSDSTVRVVCSQGKVIPHLMREWAAADGLTLPPARNRKGSVWVLSFVDGRMVAADHLDRRLYVDSTEE from the coding sequence GTGACCGCCGACATCCACGCCGCGGGCGCCGTGCTGTGGCGCCCGGCGCGGGCCTCCGGCGCGGGCGAGATCGAGATCGCGCTCGTGCACCGGCCCAAGTACCGGGACTGGTCGCTGCCGAAGGGCAAGCTGGAGCCGGGCGAGTCGCCGGTGCTGGCCGCCGTGCGCGAGGTCACCGAGGAGACCGGCGTGCGCTGCGTGCTCGGCCGCTACCTCGGGCACGTGACCTACCCGGTCCCCGGGCACCGCAGGCTCAAGCGGGTGGACTACTGGGCGGCGGAGGCGCGCGATGGCGAATTCGGCCCCAACGACGAGGTCGACGACCTGGTCTGGCACTCGCCGGACAAGGTGATGCGGGAACTCTCCTACCCGATGGATCGGCAGGTGCTGCGCACCTTCGGCATGCTGCCCCCGCGGACGAGCACGCTGCTCCTGGTCCGGCACGCCAAGGCCGGGCAGCGCGGCAAGTACGCGGGCCCGGACCGGGAGCGCCCGCTGGAGCCGGCCGGCGCCGAGCAGGCGCTGACGCTGGTGCCGAACCTGCTCGCCTTCGGTGCGCGGCAGGTGTTCTCGGCCGACCCGGTGCGCTGCGTGCAGACGGTGGCACCGCTCGCCGATTCGCTCGGGGTCGACGTCGGGCTGGAGCCCGCGCTCTCCGAGGACGCCTACGCCGTCGATCCGGCGGCCGCGCTGACCCGGATCCGGGAGCTGGTGTCGGACAGCACCGTCCGGGTGGTGTGCAGCCAGGGCAAGGTGATCCCGCACCTGATGCGCGAGTGGGCCGCGGCCGACGGCCTCACGCTGCCGCCCGCGCGGAACCGCAAGGGCAGCGTCTGGGTGCTCTCCTTCGTCGACGGCCGCATGGTGGCCGCCGACCACCTGGACCGGCGGCTCTACGTGGACAGCACCGAGGAGTAG
- a CDS encoding RNA degradosome polyphosphate kinase, whose amino-acid sequence MIEGVSDTEIVKQQLLPTAPPAATPLLADPATAQLPRDRYLNRELSWLDFNARVLALAEDESLPLLERAKFLAIFASNLDEFYMVRVAGLKRRAETGLLVRSADGRSPSEQLELIAARAREIAQRHADVFLDSVDPALTEEGIEIICWGDLSVAEAEKLSGYFHDQVFPVLTPLAVDPAHPFPYISGLSLNLAVTVKDTTTGGEHFARVKVPDNVDRFVRVRRTETATPIAAFLPMEELIAAHLDLLFPGMTVVEHHSFRITRNADFEVDEDRDEDLLQALERELARRRFGSPVRLEVSDDMTEHMLDLLLRELEVDPRDVIQVPGLLDLSSLMQVYGVDRPNLKDTPYVPATPAAFGERETPRNVFAALREGDVLVHHPYDSFSTSVQRFIEQAAADPQVLAIKQTLYRTSGDSPIVNALIDAAEAGKQVVALVEIKARFDEQANIKWARALEQAGVHVVYGLIGLKTHCKTCLVVRREGSTIRRYCHIGTGNYNPKTARLYEDVGLLTAAPEIGADLTDLFNSLTGYSRKEDYRNILVAPHGVRAGIIERIQRETELAQQGEQARIRLKANALVDEQVIDALYRASQAGVQVQIVVRGICGLRPGVPEMSENIEVRSILGRFLEHSRVMHFRAQNEFWIGSADMMHRNLDRRVEVMAQVKDPKLREQLDGVFDSALHPATRCWVLRADGSWLAQPGGGDPGDEQVRDHQESLMRLRRPEQQ is encoded by the coding sequence ATGATCGAAGGCGTGAGCGATACGGAAATCGTCAAGCAGCAGTTGCTCCCCACTGCCCCACCGGCTGCCACCCCGCTGCTGGCCGATCCGGCGACCGCACAGTTGCCACGTGATCGCTACCTCAACAGGGAACTCAGCTGGCTGGACTTCAACGCCAGGGTGTTGGCGCTCGCGGAGGACGAGTCGCTGCCGTTGCTGGAGCGCGCCAAGTTCCTCGCGATCTTCGCCTCGAACCTGGACGAGTTCTACATGGTGCGGGTCGCCGGGCTGAAGCGGCGGGCGGAGACCGGGCTGCTGGTGCGCTCCGCGGACGGCCGGTCGCCGAGCGAGCAGCTCGAGCTGATCGCCGCGCGGGCACGGGAGATCGCGCAGCGGCACGCGGATGTCTTCCTCGACTCGGTGGATCCGGCGCTCACCGAGGAGGGCATCGAGATCATCTGCTGGGGCGACCTCTCGGTCGCCGAGGCCGAAAAGCTCTCGGGCTACTTCCACGACCAGGTCTTCCCGGTGCTCACCCCGCTCGCGGTCGACCCGGCGCACCCCTTCCCGTACATCAGCGGGCTGAGCCTGAACCTGGCCGTCACGGTGAAGGACACCACCACCGGCGGCGAGCACTTCGCCCGGGTCAAGGTGCCGGACAACGTGGATCGCTTCGTCCGGGTGCGGCGCACCGAGACGGCCACCCCGATCGCGGCCTTCCTACCCATGGAGGAGCTGATCGCGGCCCACCTCGATCTGCTCTTCCCCGGCATGACGGTGGTGGAGCACCACTCCTTCCGGATCACCCGCAACGCCGATTTCGAGGTCGACGAGGACCGGGACGAGGACCTGCTGCAGGCGCTGGAGCGCGAGCTGGCCCGGCGCCGCTTCGGCTCCCCGGTGCGGCTCGAGGTCTCCGACGACATGACCGAGCACATGCTCGACCTGCTGCTGCGCGAACTCGAGGTCGACCCGCGCGATGTCATCCAGGTGCCGGGGCTGCTCGACCTCTCCTCGCTCATGCAGGTCTACGGCGTCGACCGGCCGAATCTCAAGGACACCCCCTACGTTCCGGCCACCCCGGCCGCGTTCGGCGAGCGGGAGACCCCGCGCAACGTTTTCGCCGCGCTGCGCGAGGGCGACGTGCTGGTGCACCACCCCTACGACTCCTTCTCCACCAGCGTGCAGCGCTTCATCGAGCAGGCGGCGGCCGACCCGCAGGTGCTCGCCATCAAGCAGACGCTGTACCGCACCTCCGGCGACTCGCCGATCGTGAACGCGCTGATCGACGCCGCCGAGGCGGGCAAGCAGGTGGTCGCGCTGGTGGAGATCAAGGCGCGCTTCGACGAGCAGGCCAACATCAAGTGGGCCCGCGCGCTGGAACAGGCGGGCGTGCACGTGGTCTACGGCCTGATCGGGCTCAAGACGCACTGCAAGACCTGCCTGGTGGTACGGCGCGAGGGCTCCACCATCCGGCGCTACTGCCACATCGGCACCGGCAACTACAACCCGAAGACCGCGCGGCTCTACGAGGACGTCGGGTTGCTCACCGCCGCACCGGAGATCGGCGCCGACCTGACCGACCTGTTCAATTCGCTCACCGGCTACTCCCGCAAGGAGGACTACCGCAACATCCTGGTCGCCCCGCACGGCGTGCGGGCCGGGATCATCGAGCGGATCCAGCGCGAGACCGAGCTGGCCCAGCAGGGCGAGCAGGCCCGGATCCGGTTGAAGGCCAATGCCCTCGTCGACGAGCAGGTGATCGACGCGCTCTACCGCGCCTCGCAGGCCGGGGTGCAGGTGCAGATCGTGGTCCGCGGCATCTGCGGGCTGCGCCCGGGCGTGCCGGAGATGAGCGAGAACATCGAGGTGCGCTCGATCCTCGGCCGGTTCCTCGAGCATTCCCGGGTGATGCACTTCCGCGCGCAGAACGAGTTCTGGATCGGCTCGGCGGACATGATGCACCGGAACCTGGACCGCCGGGTCGAGGTCATGGCCCAGGTGAAGGATCCCAAGCTGCGCGAGCAGCTGGACGGGGTCTTCGACTCCGCGCTGCACCCGGCCACCCGGTGCTGGGTGCTGCGGGCGGACGGCAGCTGGCTGGCGCAGCCCGGCGGCGGCGACCCCGGCGACGAGCAGGTGCGCGACCACCAGGAATCGCTGATGCGGCTGCGGAGGCCGGAACAGCAGTGA
- the leuC gene encoding 3-isopropylmalate dehydratase large subunit, whose translation MADRPRTLAEKVWEQHIVARGEGEGAAREPDLIYIDLHLVHEVTSPQAFDGLRAAGRPVRRPDLTIATEDHNVPTTDIDKPIADPVSRTQVETLRHNCAEFGIRLHPMGDLDQGIVHVVGPQLGLTQPGMTVVCGDSHTSTHGAFGAIAMGIGTSEVEHVLATQTLSLRPFKTMAITVDGELPVGVTSKDLILAVIAKIGTGGGQGYVLEYRGEAIRAMSMEARMTVCNMSIEAGARAGMIAPDATTYEFLKGRPHAPQGADWDAAVAAWDQLATDEGAVFDAEVHIDGAALTPFVTWGTNPGQGLPLGATVPDPAEIADESERDSAAKALRYMDLVPGTPLRQVTVDTVFVGSCTNGRIEDLRAVADILQGRRVADGVRMLVVPGSMRVRAQAEQEGLGDIFTAAGAEWRQAGCSMCLGMNPDQLEPGQRCASTSNRNFEGRQGKGGRTHLVSPLVAAATAVRGTLSSPADLD comes from the coding sequence ATGGCCGATCGTCCACGCACACTGGCCGAGAAGGTGTGGGAGCAGCATATCGTCGCGCGCGGGGAGGGCGAGGGCGCCGCCCGCGAGCCCGACCTCATCTACATCGACCTGCACCTGGTGCACGAGGTGACCAGCCCGCAGGCCTTCGACGGGCTGCGCGCGGCTGGGCGCCCGGTGCGCAGGCCGGACCTCACCATCGCGACCGAGGACCACAACGTCCCGACCACCGACATCGACAAGCCGATCGCCGACCCGGTCTCCCGCACCCAGGTGGAGACGCTGCGGCACAACTGCGCCGAGTTCGGCATCCGGCTGCACCCGATGGGCGACCTGGACCAGGGCATCGTGCACGTGGTCGGGCCGCAGCTCGGGCTCACCCAGCCGGGCATGACGGTGGTCTGCGGCGACAGCCACACCTCCACGCACGGCGCCTTCGGCGCGATCGCCATGGGCATCGGCACCAGCGAGGTGGAGCACGTGCTCGCCACCCAGACGCTCTCGCTGCGCCCGTTCAAGACCATGGCCATCACCGTGGACGGCGAGCTGCCCGTCGGCGTCACGAGCAAGGACCTGATCCTGGCCGTGATCGCGAAGATCGGCACCGGCGGCGGCCAGGGCTACGTCCTCGAGTACCGGGGCGAGGCGATCCGGGCCATGTCCATGGAGGCGCGGATGACGGTCTGCAATATGTCGATCGAGGCGGGTGCGCGGGCGGGCATGATCGCCCCGGACGCGACCACCTACGAGTTCCTGAAGGGCCGCCCGCACGCGCCGCAGGGCGCCGACTGGGACGCCGCCGTCGCGGCCTGGGACCAGCTGGCGACCGACGAGGGCGCGGTCTTCGACGCCGAGGTGCACATCGACGGCGCCGCGCTGACCCCGTTCGTCACCTGGGGCACCAACCCGGGCCAGGGGCTGCCGCTCGGCGCGACGGTGCCGGACCCGGCGGAGATCGCCGACGAGTCCGAGCGCGATTCGGCCGCCAAGGCGCTGCGCTACATGGATCTCGTTCCCGGCACTCCGCTGCGCCAGGTCACCGTCGACACTGTTTTCGTCGGCTCCTGCACCAACGGCCGGATCGAGGATCTGCGCGCGGTCGCCGATATCTTGCAGGGCAGGCGCGTCGCCGACGGCGTGCGCATGCTCGTGGTGCCCGGAAGTATGCGGGTGCGCGCGCAGGCCGAGCAGGAGGGGCTCGGGGATATCTTCACCGCGGCGGGCGCGGAATGGCGGCAGGCGGGCTGCTCGATGTGCCTGGGAATGAATCCCGATCAGCTGGAGCCGGGTCAGCGCTGCGCCTCGACGTCGAATCGCAACTTCGAGGGCAGGCAGGGCAAGGGCGGCCGGACGCACCTGGTCTCGCCGCTCGTCGCCGCCGCGACGGCGGTGCGCGGAACGCTCTCCTCACCCGCGGATCTGGACTGA
- the leuD gene encoding 3-isopropylmalate dehydratase small subunit produces MEPFTVHKGIGVPLRRSNIDTDQIIPAVYLKRVTRTGFEDGLFAAWRTDPDFILNTAPYDRGSVLVAGPDFGTGSSREHAVWALSDYGFRTVISSRFADIFRGNAGKGGLVAAQMSQNDVEMLWKLLEEQPGLELVVDLRARTVAAGTVVLPFDIDDYTRWRLLEGLDDIGLTLRQEARIGAYESQRPAWKPATLPARISQA; encoded by the coding sequence ATGGAACCGTTCACCGTGCACAAGGGCATCGGCGTGCCGCTGCGCCGCTCGAACATCGACACCGATCAGATCATTCCCGCGGTTTACCTCAAGCGCGTCACCCGCACCGGATTCGAGGACGGGCTCTTCGCGGCCTGGCGGACCGATCCGGACTTCATTCTGAACACCGCGCCCTATGATCGGGGCAGCGTGTTGGTCGCCGGGCCGGATTTCGGCACCGGGTCGTCCCGTGAGCACGCGGTGTGGGCACTGTCGGACTACGGCTTTCGAACGGTGATCTCGTCGCGTTTCGCCGACATCTTCCGTGGGAATGCGGGTAAGGGCGGGTTGGTCGCCGCGCAGATGTCACAGAATGATGTCGAAATGCTCTGGAAGTTGCTCGAGGAACAGCCGGGGTTGGAATTGGTTGTGGACCTGCGGGCACGCACCGTGGCGGCAGGAACCGTCGTGTTGCCGTTCGACATTGACGACTACACTCGGTGGCGTCTCCTGGAGGGTCTGGACGATATCGGACTGACACTCCGCCAGGAAGCCCGGATCGGGGCCTATGAAAGCCAAAGGCCGGCATGGAAACCCGCCACCCTGCCAGCTCGTATTTCGCAGGCGTAA
- a CDS encoding IclR family transcriptional regulator, with the protein MRQHSGIGVLDKAVTVLYAVAQEPCGLNELCARTGLPRATAHRLAVGLEVHRLLARDNQGRWRPGPALAELAVGATDPLLDAAGAVLPRLREITGESVQLYARDGHSRVCVAALEPPVGLRDTVPVGSRLPLTAGSAAKVLLAWADPELQRDLLAEAVFGERALAEVRRRGWAQSAAERAAGVASVSAPVRDVSGAVVAAISVSGPIDRMGRRPGARWAADLVAAAEALQKRL; encoded by the coding sequence ATGAGACAGCATAGCGGCATCGGGGTCCTGGACAAAGCCGTGACGGTGCTGTACGCCGTGGCCCAGGAGCCGTGCGGGCTGAACGAGCTCTGCGCCCGCACCGGGCTGCCCAGGGCCACCGCGCACCGGCTGGCCGTCGGCCTCGAGGTGCACCGCCTGCTGGCCAGGGACAACCAGGGCCGCTGGCGGCCGGGCCCCGCCCTCGCCGAGCTGGCCGTCGGGGCGACCGACCCGCTGCTGGACGCCGCGGGCGCGGTACTGCCCCGGCTGCGCGAGATCACCGGCGAGAGCGTGCAGCTCTACGCGCGGGACGGCCACTCCCGGGTCTGCGTGGCCGCGCTGGAGCCGCCGGTCGGGCTGCGGGACACCGTTCCGGTGGGGTCGCGGCTACCGCTCACCGCCGGTTCGGCGGCGAAGGTGCTGCTGGCCTGGGCCGACCCCGAGCTGCAGCGCGACCTGCTCGCCGAGGCGGTCTTCGGCGAGCGCGCGCTGGCCGAGGTGCGCAGGCGCGGCTGGGCGCAGAGCGCGGCCGAGCGGGCGGCGGGCGTGGCGAGCGTCTCGGCCCCGGTGCGCGACGTCTCCGGCGCCGTGGTCGCGGCGATCTCGGTCTCCGGCCCGATCGATCGGATGGGCCGCAGGCCGGGGGCGCGCTGGGCCGCCGACCTGGTCGCGGCGGCGGAGGCGCTGCAGAAGCGGCTCTGA